A genomic segment from Truepera sp. encodes:
- the pheS gene encoding phenylalanine--tRNA ligase subunit alpha, whose amino-acid sequence MAEHDAEVEGNHHADARSAEVATWLEAVRSADDPAALQDLRVRLLGKKGEITQRLKALGGMAPDERRLVGEQWNRVKAALGAALDERKGELERRALAAQLAGERVDVTLPGTRPPQGGLHILTLVTNKLLEVFQNLGYEVVTGPELETDHYNFAALNFPPDHPARDTQDTFWTTDGRLLRTHTSPMQVRYMETHEPPFKVVVPGKVFRNEAQDATHEAQFHQLEALVVGERVTMADLRGAINEMAQALIGPGTRTRLQPTYFPFVEPGAEFAIWWTNPRSGREEWLELGGSGMVHPKVFEAVGYEGVTGFAFGFGIERLALVPYAIPDIRYMYQGDLRVLEQFRGVL is encoded by the coding sequence ATGGCCGAGCACGACGCCGAAGTCGAAGGGAACCACCACGCGGACGCCAGGTCCGCCGAGGTGGCCACGTGGTTGGAGGCCGTTCGCTCGGCGGACGACCCGGCCGCGCTGCAGGACCTGCGGGTCAGGTTGCTCGGGAAGAAGGGCGAGATAACCCAGCGCCTCAAGGCCCTCGGGGGGATGGCGCCCGACGAGCGCCGGCTGGTCGGGGAGCAGTGGAACCGCGTCAAGGCCGCCCTGGGCGCGGCCTTGGACGAGCGCAAGGGCGAGCTCGAGAGGCGCGCGCTGGCGGCGCAGCTGGCCGGCGAGAGGGTAGACGTGACCCTGCCCGGCACGAGACCCCCCCAGGGCGGCCTGCACATCCTCACCCTCGTCACCAACAAGCTGCTCGAAGTCTTCCAGAACCTGGGCTACGAGGTCGTCACCGGCCCGGAACTCGAGACCGACCATTACAACTTCGCCGCGCTCAACTTCCCGCCCGATCACCCGGCGCGCGACACCCAGGACACCTTCTGGACGACCGACGGTCGGCTCCTGCGGACCCACACGAGCCCCATGCAGGTCAGGTACATGGAGACCCACGAGCCGCCCTTCAAGGTGGTGGTGCCGGGCAAGGTGTTCCGCAACGAGGCGCAAGACGCGACGCACGAGGCGCAGTTCCACCAGCTCGAGGCGCTGGTGGTCGGCGAGCGGGTCACGATGGCCGACCTGCGCGGCGCCATCAACGAGATGGCCCAGGCGCTCATCGGGCCCGGCACGCGCACCCGCCTGCAGCCCACCTACTTCCCCTTCGTCGAACCCGGCGCCGAGTTCGCCATCTGGTGGACCAACCCCCGCAGCGGCCGCGAGGAGTGGCTCGAGCTGGGTGGCAGCGGCATGGTGCACCCGAAGGTCTTCGAGGCCGTGGGCTACGAGGGCGTCACGGGCTTCGCGTTCGGCTTCGGCATCGAACGCCTGGCGCTGGTGCCCTACGCCATCCCGGACATCCGCTACATGTACCAGGGCGACCTGCGCGTCCTGGAGCAGTTCAGGGGCGTCCTGTGA
- the pheT gene encoding phenylalanine--tRNA ligase subunit beta → MKVPYGWLQTFFAEPLPEVGRVVELLDGLGLAVEGVTATPAAPGDVLVVDVEHVEPIEGATGPLSKAVVTDGHTRHQVVCGDPHVRAGTRTALALPGAYLPAVELRVKAREFLGAPSNGMLASAKELGLFEYGAGVLALGQDAPLGTELGQAWAADQVIEIELTPNRADAFSLLGIARDLGAKLGLAYRHPAAGLPAGDPTLDDGLTIDVQDPLGAPRFTLRRVSGLSVGPSPLWLQRRLAQLGLRPRNNVVDATNFVTFELGQPTHAYDLSFLGEGRMIVRRAHEGERLTLLNEEVVDLDPADLLIATSGSGGGVPLGLAGVMGGALGGVAAGTTEVALEVAYFDPVTVRRTGQRHKLITDARTRFERGVDPNLQELASARVVALVEETAGGKAHAGLTAVGRSVRRPAVKYRPSRVHFLMDFDVPRGEQRGYLERLGCTVEELAMDDWRVGPPSWRYDIGIEEDVIEEVARLHGFEHIGLTEPAMRFVPPAGDPTHRALRERLAAMGLQETMTYVFTGAAELTRAAAPEPVVELASPQGVEKGVMRTALYPGLLAAAAVNRGAESLALFEVGHVFGEVEEERVALLMRGPRALGHWRPGLPGDFFTLKGVLESLAGLDGATLETLPAEQPHLHPGVSAEVRWNGVRVGYAGLLHPAVAASYELSDTYLAELDLPLPGTKIAFEEIVRQPFAERDLAVVVPAAVTYAALAGLLRAAAGESLLSLTPFDEYRGEKLPDGTRSLALRFRFRDAGRALTDAEVDGLMENVMRAVRDAGYDIRA, encoded by the coding sequence GTGAAGGTCCCGTACGGCTGGCTGCAGACCTTCTTCGCCGAGCCGTTGCCTGAGGTCGGCCGGGTGGTGGAGCTCCTCGACGGGCTCGGCTTGGCCGTCGAGGGTGTCACCGCCACCCCCGCGGCCCCCGGCGACGTGTTGGTAGTCGACGTCGAGCACGTCGAGCCCATCGAGGGCGCCACGGGCCCGCTCTCCAAGGCGGTCGTCACCGACGGACACACGCGGCACCAGGTGGTGTGCGGCGACCCCCACGTGAGAGCCGGCACGAGGACCGCCCTCGCCCTGCCCGGGGCGTACCTGCCCGCCGTAGAGCTGAGGGTGAAGGCCCGGGAGTTCCTGGGCGCTCCAAGCAACGGCATGCTGGCCAGCGCCAAGGAGCTCGGGCTCTTCGAGTACGGGGCCGGCGTGTTGGCCCTCGGCCAGGACGCCCCGCTCGGGACCGAGCTGGGGCAGGCGTGGGCGGCCGATCAGGTCATCGAGATCGAGCTCACCCCGAACCGCGCAGACGCCTTCAGCCTCTTGGGTATCGCGCGCGACCTGGGCGCCAAGCTGGGCCTCGCTTACCGCCACCCCGCCGCGGGCCTGCCGGCCGGCGACCCGACCTTGGATGACGGGCTGACGATCGACGTGCAAGACCCGCTCGGCGCGCCGCGCTTCACGTTGAGGCGCGTCAGTGGCTTGAGCGTGGGGCCCAGCCCACTCTGGTTGCAGCGGCGCCTGGCGCAACTGGGGCTACGGCCCCGCAACAACGTCGTGGACGCCACCAACTTCGTGACCTTCGAGCTGGGCCAGCCCACGCACGCCTACGACCTGAGTTTCCTCGGCGAGGGGCGCATGATCGTCAGGCGTGCCCATGAGGGTGAGCGCCTCACCCTGCTCAACGAGGAGGTGGTCGACCTCGACCCGGCCGACCTGCTCATAGCCACGTCGGGTTCAGGCGGCGGCGTGCCGCTCGGCCTTGCGGGCGTCATGGGCGGCGCTCTCGGGGGCGTGGCGGCCGGCACCACCGAGGTGGCCCTCGAGGTCGCCTATTTCGATCCGGTAACGGTGCGGCGCACCGGGCAGCGCCACAAGCTGATCACCGACGCCCGGACCCGCTTCGAGCGGGGCGTGGACCCGAACCTACAGGAGCTGGCTTCGGCGCGCGTGGTGGCCCTGGTCGAGGAGACCGCGGGGGGCAAGGCGCATGCCGGGCTCACGGCCGTGGGCCGCAGCGTGAGGCGGCCGGCCGTCAAGTACCGTCCTTCCAGGGTTCACTTCCTGATGGACTTCGACGTGCCGCGCGGCGAGCAGCGCGGCTACCTGGAGCGCTTGGGGTGCACGGTCGAGGAGCTCGCCATGGACGACTGGCGGGTGGGCCCGCCCAGCTGGCGCTACGACATCGGCATCGAGGAGGACGTGATCGAGGAGGTCGCGCGCCTCCACGGTTTCGAGCACATCGGCCTAACCGAACCGGCCATGCGCTTCGTGCCGCCCGCCGGCGACCCGACCCACCGCGCGCTGCGCGAGCGGCTTGCCGCCATGGGCCTGCAGGAGACCATGACGTACGTCTTCACCGGCGCGGCCGAACTCACGCGCGCCGCTGCGCCCGAACCGGTGGTGGAGCTCGCCTCGCCCCAGGGCGTGGAGAAGGGCGTCATGCGCACGGCGCTCTACCCTGGGCTCCTCGCCGCCGCGGCCGTCAACCGCGGCGCTGAGTCGCTGGCGCTCTTCGAGGTGGGCCACGTGTTCGGCGAGGTGGAGGAGGAGCGCGTGGCGCTGCTCATGCGCGGACCGCGCGCCCTGGGCCACTGGCGGCCCGGCCTGCCCGGCGACTTCTTCACCCTCAAGGGCGTCCTCGAAAGCCTCGCGGGCTTGGACGGCGCCACGCTCGAGACGCTGCCTGCGGAGCAGCCGCACCTTCACCCGGGGGTGAGCGCCGAGGTGCGCTGGAACGGGGTCCGCGTCGGCTACGCCGGGCTGCTCCATCCCGCGGTCGCGGCCAGCTACGAGTTGAGTGACACGTACTTGGCGGAACTCGACCTACCGCTCCCGGGCACCAAGATCGCGTTCGAGGAGATCGTGCGGCAGCCGTTCGCGGAGCGTGACCTGGCGGTGGTCGTGCCGGCGGCGGTCACTTACGCGGCCCTGGCCGGCCTGCTTCGCGCTGCGGCGGGGGAGAGCCTGCTCAGCCTCACGCCCTTCGACGAGTACCGCGGCGAGAAGCTGCCGGACGGCACCAGGTCGCTGGCCCTGAGGTTCAGGTTCCGCGACGCCGGCAGGGCGCTTACCGACGCCGAGGTGGACGGGCTTATGGAGAATGTCATGCGGGCGGTAAGGGACGCGGGCTACGATATCCGCGCATGA
- the glmS gene encoding glutamine--fructose-6-phosphate transaminase (isomerizing) — MCGIVGYVGDREAAGVIIDGLARLEYRGYDSAGIAVKGPEDGAPLQAVKRAGKLSVLREALVTSLLPGSVGVGHTRWATHGRPNDVNAHPHLSEDGRLAVIHNGIIENYVQLRQDLSARGHVFLSETDTEVLVHLIEESYATSNHDLAAAVRAALGQVQGAYALVVEHSDHDLLVAARNTSPLVIGLGTEETFLASDVPALLPYTRDVIYLLDGDVAELGRAGVSITDLAGNPLEREVSRVEWDAEAAEKGGFEHYMLKEIFEQPTVLQNTLFGRFAGNGMDVELDLTLDPALVDRVVITAAGTASFAGQVGATLLRRLARLSAGVEVASEFRYGEPVVDERTLCIVVSQSGETIDTLEAMREAKRRGARTLAILNVKGSSISREADDVLYIHAGPEIGVASTKAYLGMVAAFSLLALWLGRARREVDDSTAAEFVRALRALPKQVERALGEREHIRGLVDQVKGARSALYLGRGVNVATAMEGALKLKEISYIHAEAYPTGEMKHGPIALVDEHLPVVAVATASALYDKTVSNLQEVKAREGRLIVVADEDDESIGQHAQHVLRVPRTLELLSPIINAVPLQLLAYEVACSLGRDVDQPRNLAKSVTVE; from the coding sequence ATGTGTGGCATCGTTGGTTACGTAGGCGACCGCGAGGCCGCGGGGGTCATAATCGACGGCCTGGCGCGGCTGGAGTACCGGGGCTACGACTCCGCCGGCATCGCGGTCAAGGGGCCGGAGGACGGCGCGCCACTGCAAGCGGTAAAGCGTGCCGGCAAGCTGAGCGTGCTCCGCGAGGCGCTCGTCACCAGCCTCCTTCCCGGCAGCGTCGGCGTGGGGCACACGCGCTGGGCGACGCACGGCCGCCCGAACGACGTGAACGCCCACCCTCACCTCTCCGAGGACGGCCGCCTGGCCGTGATCCACAACGGCATTATCGAGAACTACGTGCAGTTGCGTCAGGACCTCAGCGCGCGCGGGCACGTGTTCTTGTCCGAGACCGACACCGAAGTTCTCGTTCACCTCATAGAGGAGAGCTACGCGACCTCGAACCACGACCTGGCGGCGGCCGTGCGCGCGGCGCTGGGCCAGGTTCAGGGCGCCTACGCCCTCGTCGTGGAGCACTCGGACCACGACCTGCTGGTGGCCGCGCGTAACACCAGCCCGCTCGTCATCGGTTTGGGGACGGAGGAGACGTTCCTGGCATCGGACGTCCCGGCCCTCCTGCCGTACACGCGCGACGTCATCTACCTCCTCGACGGCGACGTGGCCGAACTGGGGCGCGCCGGCGTGAGCATCACCGACCTGGCCGGCAACCCCCTCGAGCGCGAGGTCAGCCGGGTGGAGTGGGACGCCGAGGCAGCCGAGAAGGGCGGCTTCGAGCACTACATGCTCAAGGAGATCTTCGAGCAGCCGACGGTGCTGCAGAACACGCTCTTCGGCCGCTTCGCGGGGAACGGCATGGACGTCGAGCTTGACCTGACGCTCGACCCCGCCCTGGTCGACAGGGTGGTCATCACGGCCGCGGGCACGGCCTCGTTCGCGGGCCAGGTCGGGGCGACGCTCCTGCGCCGCCTGGCGCGCCTAAGCGCCGGCGTGGAGGTGGCGTCCGAGTTCCGCTACGGCGAACCCGTGGTGGACGAACGCACCCTGTGCATCGTCGTGTCGCAGTCGGGCGAGACCATCGACACCCTCGAGGCCATGCGCGAGGCCAAGCGCCGCGGCGCGCGCACGCTCGCCATCCTCAACGTCAAGGGCTCGAGCATCAGCCGCGAGGCCGACGACGTCCTCTACATCCACGCGGGTCCCGAGATCGGCGTCGCGAGTACCAAGGCCTACCTCGGCATGGTGGCCGCCTTCTCCCTGCTGGCACTCTGGCTGGGCCGCGCGCGGCGCGAGGTGGACGATAGTACGGCGGCCGAGTTCGTGCGCGCGCTGCGCGCCCTGCCCAAGCAGGTGGAGAGGGCGCTGGGCGAGCGCGAGCACATCCGCGGGCTGGTCGATCAGGTGAAGGGCGCCCGCAGCGCCCTCTACCTCGGACGCGGGGTCAACGTGGCCACCGCCATGGAGGGCGCGCTCAAGCTCAAGGAGATCTCGTACATCCACGCGGAGGCCTACCCGACGGGGGAGATGAAGCACGGGCCCATCGCCCTCGTGGACGAGCACCTGCCCGTGGTGGCCGTGGCGACCGCCTCGGCGCTGTATGACAAGACCGTCTCCAACCTCCAGGAGGTAAAGGCACGCGAGGGGCGGCTGATCGTGGTCGCCGACGAGGACGACGAGAGCATCGGGCAGCACGCCCAGCACGTGCTCCGCGTGCCGCGGACGCTCGAGCTGCTCTCGCCCATCATCAACGCCGTTCCCCTGCAGTTGCTGGCCTACGAGGTGGCTTGCAGCCTGGGCCGCGACGTCGATCAGCCGCGGAACCTGGCGAAGAGCGTAACCGTGGAGTGA
- the rimP gene encoding ribosome maturation factor RimP, with protein sequence MDLAQAAAEVLGPLGYEVLEVTVSTSGRSRRVLLRIDRLDEGVVGIEDVARASAVYGLELDRLDPFTTPYRLDVESPGAERPLLRTRHFERFHGLLAKFRVAGETFKGRIEGVSGDDVTIDVAGTERVVNVAQMELARLAEWPDTPR encoded by the coding sequence ATGGATCTGGCGCAGGCAGCCGCCGAGGTGTTGGGCCCCCTCGGGTACGAAGTGCTGGAGGTTACCGTAAGCACTTCCGGGCGCTCGCGTCGCGTGCTGCTTCGCATCGACCGCCTCGACGAAGGGGTAGTCGGCATCGAGGACGTGGCCCGGGCCTCCGCGGTCTACGGCTTGGAACTCGACCGGCTCGATCCCTTCACCACCCCCTACCGGCTCGACGTCGAGTCTCCGGGGGCGGAGAGGCCGCTGCTGCGGACCCGCCATTTCGAGCGCTTCCACGGTCTACTGGCCAAGTTCCGCGTGGCCGGCGAGACGTTCAAGGGGCGCATCGAGGGCGTTAGCGGTGACGACGTCACCATCGACGTAGCCGGCACCGAGCGCGTCGTGAACGTGGCCCAGATGGAGCTAGCGCGGCTGGCCGAATGGCCCGATACACCGCGTTGA